Proteins encoded within one genomic window of Tabrizicola piscis:
- a CDS encoding helicase HerA-like domain-containing protein, translating to MVDETRPADSIFIGGGGEGYGLPQSLLLKYGNRHGLIAGATGTGKTVTLQILAEGFSAAGVPVFLSDVKGDLSGIAAAGSAEGKLHDAFTKRSQTIGLDLQYRAFPVIFWDLFGEKGHPVRATVAEMGPLLLSRLLELSEAQEGVLNVAFRLSDEEELPLLDLKDLQALLTFVAEHADEMSARYGLVSKESVGAIQRRLLVLENQGGARLFGEPALDLADLMTVDANGQGRISLLAADKLMNSPRLYATFLLWLLSELFEMLPEVGDPDKPKLVFFFDEAHLLFDDAPKALVSKVEQVARLIRSKGVGVYFITQNPADVPENILGQLGNRVQHALRAFTAKDQKDLAKAAETYRPNPRFKIDEAIRDVGTGEAVTSLLEAKGIPGVAERTLIRPPSSQLGPLDDAARAAVMAASPVAGKYDVAVDRDSAWERLRARADKAAQAAAETEARETEAREFEKARRYDGKTEAAPKKSASRSDSIGTAFAKSFARQLGTKSGQAIIRGVLGSIFGKR from the coding sequence ATGGTGGACGAAACAAGGCCGGCAGACAGCATCTTCATCGGTGGCGGCGGTGAGGGGTATGGACTGCCGCAAAGCCTGCTCTTGAAGTACGGCAACCGGCACGGGCTGATCGCCGGGGCCACCGGCACCGGCAAGACCGTGACGCTGCAGATCCTGGCCGAGGGCTTTTCGGCGGCCGGGGTGCCGGTCTTCCTGTCGGATGTGAAGGGCGATCTGTCGGGCATCGCGGCTGCCGGGTCGGCGGAGGGCAAGCTGCATGACGCCTTCACCAAGCGCAGCCAGACGATCGGGCTGGACCTGCAGTATCGCGCCTTTCCGGTGATCTTCTGGGACCTGTTTGGCGAAAAGGGCCACCCGGTCCGCGCCACGGTGGCCGAGATGGGGCCGCTGCTGCTGTCGCGGCTGCTGGAACTGTCCGAGGCGCAGGAGGGTGTGCTCAACGTTGCGTTCCGGCTGTCGGACGAAGAGGAGTTGCCGCTTCTGGACCTCAAGGACCTGCAGGCGCTGCTGACCTTTGTCGCCGAACATGCGGATGAGATGTCGGCGCGCTATGGTCTGGTGTCGAAGGAAAGCGTCGGTGCCATCCAGCGGCGGCTGCTGGTGCTGGAAAACCAGGGGGGCGCGCGCCTGTTTGGCGAACCTGCGCTTGATCTGGCCGACCTGATGACCGTGGACGCAAACGGCCAGGGCCGGATCAGTCTTCTGGCGGCGGACAAGCTGATGAATTCGCCCCGGCTTTATGCGACCTTCCTGCTCTGGCTCTTGTCAGAGCTGTTCGAGATGCTGCCCGAGGTGGGCGATCCGGACAAACCAAAGCTCGTGTTCTTTTTCGATGAAGCGCATCTGTTGTTCGACGATGCCCCGAAGGCGCTGGTGTCGAAGGTGGAACAGGTGGCGCGGCTGATCCGGTCCAAGGGGGTGGGGGTGTATTTCATCACCCAGAACCCGGCGGACGTGCCGGAGAACATCCTTGGCCAGCTTGGCAACCGGGTCCAGCACGCGCTGCGGGCCTTTACCGCCAAGGACCAGAAGGACCTTGCCAAGGCGGCCGAGACCTACCGCCCCAACCCGCGCTTCAAGATCGACGAGGCGATCCGTGATGTCGGGACCGGTGAGGCGGTCACCTCGCTGCTTGAGGCGAAGGGGATTCCCGGCGTGGCCGAGCGCACGCTGATCCGCCCGCCGTCAAGCCAGCTTGGGCCGCTGGACGATGCCGCGCGGGCGGCGGTAATGGCGGCCTCACCGGTTGCGGGCAAGTATGATGTGGCGGTGGACCGTGACAGCGCGTGGGAACGGCTGCGGGCGCGGGCCGACAAGGCGGCACAGGCCGCCGCAGAGACCGAGGCCCGCGAAACCGAAGCGCGGGAGTTCGAGAAGGCCCGCCGTTATGACGGCAAGACCGAGGCCGCGCCGAAGAAATCCGCCAGCCGGTCGGACAGCATTGGCACGGCCTTTGCCAAAAGCTTTGCGCGCCAGTTGGGCACGAAGTCGGGGCAGGCAATCATTCGTGGCGTGCTGGGGTCGATCTTCGGCAAGCGCTGA
- a CDS encoding TetR/AcrR family transcriptional regulator, which translates to MSTYRTSRAAAAQATTDRLIATAHRAFADRGFADVSLDALAAEAGVTRGALHHHFTNKAGLFEAVLRRIDAELAAEMQAVAEQHSDPWDGFRACFHTYLDSVLRPDRCRILFQDAPAVLGMKSVDILMESGFGSMVEDLQLFIATDRIRAPDAEALGHLLNGASINLAFWAAEGDPGENRRQRAHATLAALFDQLTA; encoded by the coding sequence ATGTCAACGTACCGGACCTCCCGCGCCGCCGCGGCACAAGCCACAACGGACAGGCTGATCGCCACGGCCCATCGGGCCTTTGCCGACCGTGGCTTTGCCGACGTGTCGCTTGATGCCCTTGCCGCCGAGGCGGGGGTGACGCGCGGCGCGCTTCACCATCACTTCACCAACAAGGCCGGGCTGTTTGAAGCCGTGCTGCGCCGGATCGACGCCGAACTCGCTGCCGAGATGCAGGCGGTGGCCGAGCAGCACTCCGACCCATGGGACGGGTTTCGCGCCTGTTTCCACACCTATCTGGATTCCGTCCTGCGGCCCGACCGCTGCCGCATCCTGTTTCAGGACGCCCCCGCCGTGCTGGGGATGAAGTCCGTCGACATCCTGATGGAATCGGGCTTTGGCAGCATGGTTGAGGACCTGCAGCTCTTCATCGCAACCGACCGCATCCGCGCCCCGGATGCCGAGGCCTTGGGCCATCTCCTCAACGGTGCCTCGATCAACCTTGCCTTCTGGGCCGCCGAAGGGGACCCCGGCGAAAACCGCCGCCAACGCGCCCATGCCACGCTGGCGGCTCTGTTCGACCAACTGACCGCCTAG
- a CDS encoding MATE family efflux transporter, with translation MVCEFIPEGNMSSIPTIRREVPAILALAVPIVAGLGASTLLGVTDSVMLAPLGPLPLAAVGITNAVAVILFAAIYGLLSAMSVRVGTAHGAGQGRRIPGLLRNGLALGGIVGTLGAVSMLAVWPLLPLLGQPVEVLAIMFPYWVMISLLMVPFSVLTVFKATFEAVDRPWLGAGFAFLAVGINIPLNYALIWGIGPLPQLGLTGAGVASVVAEALALGVAWAFWRRARSTRRLRLRAGLSGAEITSVAREGAPLGLMYVAETGAMAVATLMIGTFGAVALAGNQVAMSVGGLLYMVPLGVAGAVAIRVAQERGAGNLAALRPISWAALGLATVWLATAAILLGLFGRTVAGWITDEAEVVTVAAAIFFVFAFAQVMDGVQSTMTGALRGLSDTGFPALVSLGSYWVLGLPLGWVLAHPVGMGPAGIWAGFVIALGLAGIVLVWRFLRQTGPARVAPKTGGET, from the coding sequence GTGGTATGTGAATTCATCCCCGAGGGCAATATGTCATCCATCCCGACCATCCGCCGCGAGGTTCCGGCCATTCTGGCGCTGGCCGTGCCGATTGTGGCGGGGCTTGGCGCCTCGACGCTGCTGGGTGTCACGGATTCGGTGATGCTGGCGCCTTTGGGGCCGTTGCCCTTGGCGGCGGTGGGGATCACCAATGCGGTGGCGGTGATCCTGTTTGCCGCGATCTATGGCCTGTTGTCGGCAATGTCGGTGCGGGTTGGCACGGCGCATGGGGCGGGGCAGGGGCGCCGGATCCCCGGCCTGTTGCGCAACGGTCTGGCGCTGGGGGGCATCGTCGGCACGCTGGGTGCTGTGTCGATGCTGGCGGTCTGGCCGCTGTTGCCGCTGCTGGGGCAACCGGTGGAAGTGCTGGCGATCATGTTCCCCTATTGGGTCATGATTTCGCTGCTGATGGTGCCGTTTTCGGTGCTGACCGTGTTCAAGGCCACGTTCGAGGCGGTGGACCGCCCGTGGCTGGGCGCTGGGTTTGCCTTCCTTGCGGTCGGGATCAACATTCCGCTGAACTATGCGTTGATCTGGGGGATCGGCCCGCTGCCGCAATTGGGGCTGACGGGGGCGGGTGTCGCCTCGGTCGTGGCGGAAGCGCTCGCCCTGGGCGTCGCGTGGGCGTTCTGGCGGCGGGCGAGGTCGACCCGCAGGTTGCGGCTGCGGGCTGGGCTGTCTGGTGCAGAGATCACCTCGGTCGCGCGGGAGGGTGCCCCCTTGGGCCTGATGTATGTGGCCGAGACCGGCGCGATGGCGGTGGCGACGCTGATGATCGGGACCTTCGGCGCGGTGGCCTTGGCCGGCAATCAGGTGGCGATGAGCGTGGGCGGGCTGCTCTACATGGTGCCCCTTGGCGTGGCCGGGGCGGTGGCGATCCGCGTGGCGCAAGAGCGGGGGGCGGGCAACCTTGCGGCGCTGCGCCCGATCAGCTGGGCGGCGCTGGGGCTGGCGACGGTCTGGCTGGCGACAGCGGCGATCCTGCTGGGCCTTTTTGGGCGCACGGTCGCGGGCTGGATCACCGATGAGGCCGAGGTCGTCACCGTGGCGGCGGCGATCTTCTTCGTCTTCGCCTTTGCGCAGGTGATGGACGGGGTACAATCCACCATGACCGGGGCCTTGCGGGGGCTGTCCGATACCGGGTTTCCGGCACTGGTGTCGCTGGGGTCCTACTGGGTGCTGGGCCTGCCGCTTGGCTGGGTGCTGGCCCATCCCGTCGGGATGGGGCCTGCGGGGATCTGGGCGGGGTTCGTCATTGCGCTTGGGCTGGCGGGGATTGTGCTGGTCTGGCGCTTTCTTCGGCAGACGGGACCGGCTAGGGTCGCGCCAAAGACCGGAGGAGAGACATGA